From a region of the Sesamum indicum cultivar Zhongzhi No. 13 linkage group LG3, S_indicum_v1.0, whole genome shotgun sequence genome:
- the LOC105158508 gene encoding uncharacterized protein LOC105158508, whose amino-acid sequence MASAAAGRGAQTMNSMYFKPILRKAYHRKSGSPDMVSDTMKLNGDEMKHKATVATGNGDATWWVPDDRTGIYYPKGQEKVMEDVPQGSGKGFDTINWFN is encoded by the exons atgGCATCTGCAGCAGCTGGTAGAGGAGCACAAACCATGAATTCTATGTATTTTAA GCCAATCCTGAGGAAAGCCTACCATAGGAAGAGTGGGTCTCCGGATATGGTGAGCGATACAATGAAGTTGAACGGGGATGAAATGAAGCATAAGGCGACTGTCGCCACAGGAAATGGCGACGCGACTTGGTGGGTCCCAGACGATCGAACCGGAATCTATTACCCTAAAGGGCAGGAGAAGGTGATGGAAGATGTTCCTCAAGGGTCCGGAAAGGGTTTCGATACAATTAACTGGTTTAATTGA